A part of Gemmatimonas groenlandica genomic DNA contains:
- a CDS encoding DUF6130 family protein, whose product MSRAVLTQNRKEHLQVVLAFGVGALSVSPRIGQVHITVDDLPCSLSARAARPLLWSAGREVRTRCSSHARTLSTTLSSRKRFTS is encoded by the coding sequence ATGTCGAGGGCCGTTCTCACTCAAAACCGCAAAGAGCACCTGCAAGTTGTGCTGGCTTTCGGTGTCGGTGCGTTAAGCGTCTCGCCCCGAATCGGGCAGGTGCATATCACCGTCGACGACTTGCCGTGCAGTTTGTCGGCGCGAGCGGCGAGGCCGCTTCTCTGGTCGGCCGGCCGCGAGGTCCGTACAAGGTGCTCTTCGCACGCGCGGACGCTATCCACCACGTTATCATCACGCAAACGGTTCACTTCGTAG
- a CDS encoding sensor histidine kinase — MRLRRDLRGSLWVAGFSRLWHGGDGSLAPLMLADGLKGATILDVVRDTSGTIWALAERRGLFRTTVTGWERYGPSERIVATIQADSSGQVWLGCADGRVVRVGEGGEREYGPADVGVGGVRTLVVQGRRVWAGGELGAALLDDFANVRARFSPIVTREGAFRGVSGIVPTATAVWLSGADGVVRLSPDEVRRVLREPGYAMRAEHFDARDGVDRGSFFGVAPTAILGTDGRIWFSWMGGFGFIDPANIRRNVVPPPVMVRALAAGGRTYTNSSRVKLPERTSALSISYTALSMAVPERVQFRYRLVGLDTMWQDAGPRREAFYTNLRPGAYRFEVTAANDDGLWSVTPAAMDVLIPPAFAETTAFKGLCAVATVGAVWLLILWRQRRLAAGMRARFDATLAERTRVARELHDTLLSEVAGVRMQLDAVVRTAGSTGIGPTLAAIRDQTSHVLVNARQAVVEMRTSVEEAQPIDEQLAKAARRVFAASEVDVRVSWTGARRRYPVSLEVEALQIGLEALTNARNHAACGCVEVKCAYSRRALLLEVSDDGQGFDVKQAAANGHFGLVGMRERAGAIGARLTIESAPGRGVRVQLAIPTAPPG; from the coding sequence ATGAGGCTGCGTCGTGACCTCAGAGGCAGTCTCTGGGTCGCTGGCTTCTCGCGATTGTGGCACGGGGGCGATGGATCGCTGGCCCCGCTCATGTTGGCCGACGGACTCAAGGGCGCCACGATCCTCGACGTGGTCCGCGACACGAGCGGGACGATCTGGGCGTTGGCTGAGCGCCGTGGTCTTTTCAGGACGACCGTAACAGGTTGGGAGCGCTATGGTCCGTCGGAGCGGATCGTCGCCACCATCCAGGCCGATAGCTCCGGCCAGGTCTGGCTCGGATGTGCCGATGGTCGCGTCGTGCGCGTCGGAGAGGGCGGCGAGAGGGAGTATGGCCCCGCTGACGTGGGCGTCGGCGGCGTACGCACACTTGTCGTTCAGGGCCGGCGCGTCTGGGCCGGCGGCGAGCTCGGCGCTGCCCTGCTGGATGATTTCGCCAACGTACGCGCCCGGTTCTCACCGATCGTGACACGCGAGGGAGCCTTTCGTGGCGTCAGTGGCATCGTACCGACTGCTACTGCAGTCTGGCTGAGCGGAGCCGATGGTGTTGTTCGGCTGAGCCCGGACGAGGTGCGCCGCGTGCTACGAGAGCCCGGTTACGCAATGCGCGCCGAGCATTTCGACGCGCGGGACGGAGTCGATCGCGGATCTTTTTTCGGCGTCGCGCCGACAGCGATCCTCGGGACGGATGGGCGAATCTGGTTCTCGTGGATGGGCGGCTTCGGCTTCATTGATCCGGCGAATATCCGTCGCAATGTCGTGCCCCCGCCCGTCATGGTGCGCGCGCTAGCGGCCGGTGGACGGACGTACACTAATTCGAGCCGCGTGAAACTCCCCGAGCGCACGAGCGCGCTCAGCATCTCCTACACCGCGCTGTCGATGGCAGTGCCGGAGCGCGTGCAGTTCCGTTATCGGCTCGTTGGTCTCGACACGATGTGGCAGGACGCCGGGCCGCGGCGCGAAGCGTTTTACACGAACCTGAGGCCAGGCGCGTACCGTTTCGAGGTGACCGCGGCGAACGACGACGGTCTGTGGAGCGTGACGCCCGCAGCCATGGACGTTCTGATCCCGCCGGCGTTCGCAGAGACCACTGCGTTCAAGGGGCTCTGCGCCGTGGCGACTGTCGGCGCGGTCTGGCTCCTGATTCTGTGGCGCCAGCGGCGACTAGCAGCCGGAATGCGTGCGCGATTTGACGCTACGCTCGCCGAACGCACGCGCGTCGCCCGCGAGTTGCACGACACCTTGCTCTCCGAAGTCGCCGGTGTCCGGATGCAGCTGGACGCGGTCGTGAGGACCGCCGGGTCGACGGGGATAGGCCCTACCCTCGCAGCGATCCGCGATCAGACGAGTCACGTGCTGGTGAACGCGCGGCAAGCGGTGGTAGAGATGCGAACGTCAGTGGAAGAGGCGCAGCCGATCGACGAGCAGCTGGCCAAGGCTGCTCGTCGGGTCTTTGCGGCTTCGGAAGTGGACGTGCGCGTGAGCTGGACGGGCGCGCGACGCCGATACCCAGTGAGCCTCGAGGTTGAGGCGCTGCAGATTGGCCTCGAGGCACTGACCAATGCGCGCAACCACGCGGCGTGTGGTTGCGTGGAGGTGAAGTGCGCGTATAGCAGGCGCGCGCTGCTTCTGGAGGTGAGTGACGACGGGCAGGGGTTCGACGTGAAACAGGCGGCGGCAAACGGCCACTTCGGGCTTGTCGGCATGCGCGAGCGCGCGGGCGCAATCGGCGCACGGCTTACCATCGAGAGCGCGCCTGGGCGGGGCGTACGGGTCCAGCTGGCTATCCCCACTGCGCCCCCTGGGTAA